Proteins encoded in a region of the Hymenobacter sp. DG25B genome:
- a CDS encoding transglutaminase domain-containing protein, with protein sequence MTGPGQAQPGKDTPEGSAAARYRRLDRFARELPEQQATTVAQLARSLAAAAHSDDDKARLIFAWLAYHVAYDTDYLRGIRGQSYSPKEVLRTRHSICQGYADLFTTLARLMQVPAHTVSGYARTSMADGLPSEPNHAWNVYLANGKWHLADPTWAAGAVGADFRFIPAFNPLWFDTTPAAFVFSHVPQDSTRQLLKPCVKAEQVYRWPFIEHELLSRGVSGAALLRALGRSRQADAGGLPACFPSPFEAQIEQVPLRAELEPRRAVVFRFSVPEGTEIAIENGGRTQVLQATGAFREGTLRPEPGPLKVLLWSRKDSYWRYSLLQYQVAPVLPLRELRRRFPDPDNVAYMVRQRAQWPSVAVTQVN encoded by the coding sequence ATGACAGGCCCTGGGCAGGCCCAACCGGGCAAGGATACCCCGGAAGGCAGCGCGGCGGCCCGGTATCGTCGGCTGGACCGGTTTGCCCGGGAACTGCCCGAACAGCAGGCCACTACCGTGGCGCAGCTGGCGCGCAGCCTGGCAGCGGCCGCTCACTCGGATGATGACAAAGCGCGACTCATTTTCGCCTGGCTGGCCTACCACGTAGCATATGACACCGATTACCTGCGGGGAATCCGTGGGCAGAGCTACTCTCCTAAGGAAGTGCTGCGCACCCGGCACTCCATCTGCCAAGGCTACGCGGACCTATTCACGACGCTGGCCCGGCTGATGCAGGTGCCGGCCCACACGGTAAGCGGGTACGCCCGCACCAGCATGGCCGACGGCCTGCCTTCGGAGCCTAACCACGCCTGGAACGTGTACCTGGCCAACGGCAAATGGCACCTGGCCGACCCAACCTGGGCAGCGGGAGCTGTCGGGGCGGATTTTCGCTTCATCCCAGCGTTCAATCCGCTTTGGTTTGACACCACGCCAGCGGCATTTGTTTTTTCGCACGTGCCCCAGGACAGCACGCGGCAGCTGCTGAAGCCCTGCGTAAAAGCGGAGCAAGTGTACCGCTGGCCGTTTATCGAGCACGAGCTGCTGAGTCGGGGCGTGAGCGGAGCAGCGCTGCTCCGGGCGTTGGGCCGGAGCCGGCAAGCCGATGCCGGGGGCCTACCGGCATGCTTTCCCTCACCGTTTGAGGCGCAGATAGAGCAGGTGCCGCTACGCGCGGAGCTGGAGCCGCGCCGGGCGGTGGTGTTCCGGTTCTCGGTGCCTGAGGGTACGGAAATAGCCATCGAAAATGGGGGGCGTACGCAGGTGCTGCAGGCAACCGGCGCCTTTCGGGAGGGCACGCTGCGGCCGGAGCCGGGCCCGCTCAAGGTGCTGCTGTGGTCGCGCAAAGACTCCTACTGGCGCTATTCGCTGCTACAGTACCAAGTGGCCCCGGTGCTGCCGCTGCGGGAGCTGCGACGCCGGTTCCCCGACCCTGATAACGTGGCCTATATGGTGCGGCAGCGGGCGCAGTGGCCAAGCGTGGCGGTGACGCAGGTAAATTAA
- a CDS encoding sigma 54-interacting transcriptional regulator, producing MSRLLVSWIATTRDFLKNEQGAFGGINPLGPTSNFHQHYFEAEKLEQHILLYSDARQENHATHLVAHLRREYPGRAISAELLPLTDIIDLEEVKTKVETWLLAHREHELAIFFSPGASIMQVAWYICHTTLNLRTRLLQTRDAKFVKDGWQGLVEIVVERSQAPVTAIIGQQLLDEPKAQYSSGAGHLLTPTLRAVYRRAYLVAKTDDVTVLIRGESGTGKEQLARYVHEESARAGQPYLVLNCAALTDSVLESRLFGHKKGAFTGADRDAKGLFELADGGTIFLDEIGDISPAVQMALLRVLQEKEIQPLGGSPRKVDVRVVAATNAALEECCRQGRFRWDLYYRLAVAELELPALRNWPLPEREALLDHLLENRRQALKRPTPLRLAAATRQLLLGHTYQGNIRELENLLTTVYVFTEGQELVQPADLPRRLREPAPAGHSLRLADVEREHLLRVMALKNNVVRQAALALAIDERTLAAKLNKYKQELG from the coding sequence ATGTCTCGTCTACTCGTTTCCTGGATTGCTACTACCCGCGACTTTCTAAAAAATGAGCAAGGAGCATTTGGTGGAATAAATCCGCTGGGGCCCACGTCAAATTTTCACCAGCATTATTTTGAGGCGGAGAAGCTAGAGCAACATATTCTGCTTTATTCGGATGCCCGGCAGGAAAACCATGCCACGCACCTGGTAGCCCACCTGCGGCGTGAATATCCGGGCCGGGCCATCAGCGCGGAGCTGCTGCCCCTCACGGACATCATCGACCTGGAGGAGGTGAAGACTAAGGTTGAAACCTGGCTGCTGGCGCACCGCGAGCACGAGCTCGCCATATTCTTCTCGCCGGGGGCCAGCATCATGCAGGTAGCATGGTATATCTGCCACACTACCCTGAACCTGCGCACCCGTCTGCTGCAAACCCGCGATGCCAAATTTGTAAAGGATGGCTGGCAGGGTCTGGTGGAAATCGTGGTCGAACGGTCACAGGCCCCGGTAACCGCCATTATCGGCCAGCAACTGCTGGACGAGCCAAAAGCCCAGTATTCTTCTGGGGCAGGACACCTGCTGACGCCAACACTGCGCGCCGTGTACCGCCGCGCCTATCTGGTAGCTAAAACCGACGACGTGACCGTGCTAATTCGGGGCGAAAGCGGAACAGGCAAAGAGCAGCTGGCGCGCTATGTGCACGAGGAGTCGGCGCGGGCCGGGCAGCCCTACCTGGTGCTGAACTGTGCGGCGCTGACGGACAGTGTGCTGGAATCGCGACTGTTCGGCCATAAAAAAGGAGCCTTCACCGGGGCTGACCGGGACGCGAAGGGCCTGTTTGAGCTGGCCGATGGCGGCACCATTTTTCTGGATGAGATAGGTGACATCTCACCCGCCGTGCAGATGGCCTTGCTGCGGGTGCTGCAGGAAAAGGAGATTCAGCCGCTGGGTGGTTCGCCACGCAAGGTGGATGTGCGGGTAGTGGCGGCCACCAACGCCGCCCTGGAGGAGTGCTGCCGCCAGGGCCGCTTTCGCTGGGACCTGTACTACCGGCTGGCGGTGGCAGAGCTGGAGCTGCCGGCGCTGCGCAACTGGCCCTTGCCGGAACGCGAGGCGCTGCTCGACCACTTGCTTGAAAACCGTCGCCAGGCCCTGAAGCGCCCAACGCCACTGCGGTTGGCGGCCGCGACCCGGCAGCTGCTGCTTGGGCACACCTATCAGGGCAACATCCGAGAGCTGGAGAATTTGTTGACTACCGTGTACGTGTTCACCGAAGGTCAGGAGCTGGTGCAGCCCGCCGACTTGCCCCGCCGCCTGCGGGAGCCCGCCCCGGCGGGGCACTCGCTGCGCCTGGCCGATGTGGAGCGGGAGCACCTGTTGCGGGTGATGGCCTTAAAGAACAATGTGGTGCGCCAAGCCGCTTTAGCGTTGGCAATTGATGAGCGGACGTTAGCTGCCAAGCTCAATAAATACAAGCAAGAGCTAGGATAA
- a CDS encoding class I SAM-dependent DNA methyltransferase, translated as MSDQRPNIDFLYRITNDVLWNTFRKNEIGDVMLPFVVLRRLDCILEPQKAAVRAAYEQFKDKVAPDRLGPILMKAAGPENKLKFYNHSAYDLRKLAEDPGNVEMNFRNYVNGFSANVQDILENYQLDKVVVRLVKNGLLYQLVQAISRVDLHLSAVSNHDMGYVFEELIRIANEQSNETAGEHFTPREVIKLLASIIFSTEKEELRDPTHIRTIYDLACGTGGMLTQSKLFIAEELGGKAEVRIFGQEINEQSYAIAKSDLLITGEDPNNIRHGNSFTEDRFPGAKFNYMLANPPYGVSWKRDELYLKHEALNPEGRFAAGLPRSSDGQFLFIQHLISKMEDPAQGGSRIGIVTNGSPLFTGDAGSGESEIRRWIIQNDWLEAVVALPSEIFFNTGIFTYLWILSNKKPAKRQGKVQLIDAREQWVPMKKSLNNKRKKISEEQIKTVTDLYTAFEEGPLVKIFPNDFFGYYQVVVEQPEYDAKGKAVLDKKTGRPKPDKKKRDYENIPLSENIQAYLEREVKPHVPEAFLDMSQTRIGYEINFTKYFYQYQQPESSQNLKAQILELERNIDGLLHEILAD; from the coding sequence ATGTCTGACCAACGACCTAACATAGATTTCCTGTACCGCATCACGAACGACGTGCTGTGGAATACTTTCCGCAAAAACGAAATCGGCGACGTGATGCTGCCGTTTGTGGTGCTGCGCCGGCTCGACTGCATTTTGGAGCCTCAGAAGGCGGCCGTGCGGGCGGCGTATGAGCAGTTTAAAGACAAGGTAGCTCCTGACCGGCTGGGGCCCATTCTGATGAAGGCGGCCGGGCCGGAAAACAAGCTTAAGTTCTACAACCACTCGGCCTACGACCTGCGCAAGCTGGCCGAAGACCCCGGCAATGTGGAAATGAACTTCCGCAACTACGTAAACGGCTTCAGCGCCAATGTGCAGGACATTCTGGAAAACTACCAGCTCGACAAGGTGGTGGTGCGGCTCGTGAAAAACGGCCTGCTCTACCAGCTGGTGCAAGCCATCAGCCGGGTCGATTTGCACCTGAGTGCGGTGAGCAACCACGACATGGGCTACGTGTTTGAGGAGCTGATACGCATTGCCAACGAGCAGAGCAACGAGACGGCGGGTGAGCATTTCACGCCGCGCGAGGTCATTAAACTACTGGCTTCTATTATTTTCAGCACTGAGAAAGAGGAGCTGCGTGACCCCACACACATCCGCACCATCTACGATTTGGCCTGCGGCACTGGCGGCATGCTCACGCAGTCGAAGCTCTTTATTGCCGAGGAGCTGGGTGGCAAAGCGGAGGTTCGCATTTTCGGGCAGGAGATTAACGAGCAGTCGTACGCCATTGCCAAATCGGACCTACTGATTACGGGCGAAGACCCCAACAACATCCGGCACGGCAACTCCTTTACCGAGGACCGGTTTCCGGGGGCGAAGTTCAACTACATGCTGGCCAACCCGCCCTACGGCGTGAGCTGGAAGCGTGACGAGCTGTACCTGAAGCACGAGGCTCTGAACCCGGAAGGGCGCTTCGCGGCGGGGCTGCCGCGCTCCTCGGACGGACAGTTTCTGTTTATTCAGCACCTCATCAGCAAGATGGAAGACCCGGCGCAGGGCGGGTCGCGCATCGGCATCGTGACGAACGGTTCGCCGCTGTTTACGGGCGACGCGGGCTCGGGCGAGAGCGAAATCCGGCGCTGGATTATTCAGAACGACTGGCTGGAAGCGGTAGTTGCCCTACCGTCGGAAATCTTCTTTAACACGGGCATCTTCACTTACCTCTGGATACTGAGCAATAAGAAGCCAGCCAAGCGCCAAGGCAAGGTGCAGCTCATTGATGCTCGCGAGCAGTGGGTGCCGATGAAAAAGAGCCTCAACAACAAGCGCAAGAAGATTTCGGAAGAGCAGATAAAGACGGTGACGGACCTCTACACGGCCTTTGAGGAAGGGCCGCTGGTGAAGATATTCCCCAACGACTTTTTTGGCTACTACCAGGTTGTGGTGGAGCAGCCCGAATACGACGCCAAAGGCAAGGCGGTGCTCGACAAGAAAACCGGCCGGCCCAAGCCCGACAAGAAGAAGCGCGACTACGAAAACATTCCCCTCAGCGAGAACATCCAGGCCTACCTGGAGCGCGAGGTGAAGCCCCACGTGCCCGAGGCCTTCCTGGATATGAGTCAGACGCGCATCGGCTATGAAATTAACTTCACCAAGTACTTCTACCAGTACCAGCAGCCCGAAAGCTCGCAGAACCTCAAAGCGCAGATTCTGGAGTTGGAACGCAACATCGACGGGTTGCTACACGAAATTTTGGCCGATTAG
- a CDS encoding DUF3293 domain-containing protein, with amino-acid sequence MTNKSPFDAFTAFQEKPHVTAAMIGISRRDWIACEAGQTAEQAQEKMRYHRFDVLPVQEADGQVSGYFRTRNVGDFSQLPERCGIDWQADCLDYKTGLFPLLKQLADSRNRGRAPFYFLTAPGQEGTLEIVGMVADVNLNSRAVFQYGYATLTELEMELSDLIGAAFPEEKRLRQALEYLAQTGIARNSIEDSLQSFADDSKHEHQNALREYLTLRSMLALVEHTGLYSWLGYAAASVAEFGRKRSEILSMRNWIAHPVHSYENRPRTHSKASAPVEKGPDLLATRLYTACSAVETMVRSLKKLRKKTDLRTDRPRVGQYFTSHFFSVSQRGDAFMEGTFHIEPGVPAPEQLPAGARSIAYLTPLNPEPQEGSWLAVDSAENQARFEDLLGELKAQVNDGMPWRFAASEARADKQFPEIRRQQQANGMYREDGYWLLDISPDTACEWGRRFKQDAIVYAEAGKMAQLLACGKSVERPVIINQ; translated from the coding sequence ATGACTAACAAATCCCCTTTTGACGCCTTCACTGCTTTTCAGGAGAAACCACACGTAACCGCCGCGATGATTGGCATCAGCCGCCGCGACTGGATTGCCTGCGAAGCCGGCCAGACGGCCGAACAGGCGCAGGAGAAAATGCGGTACCACCGCTTCGATGTGTTGCCGGTACAAGAAGCTGACGGCCAGGTGTCGGGTTATTTCCGGACCCGAAACGTGGGCGACTTCAGTCAGCTGCCCGAGCGGTGCGGCATCGACTGGCAGGCGGATTGCCTGGACTACAAAACCGGACTTTTCCCCTTGCTCAAACAGCTGGCTGATTCGCGGAACAGAGGACGGGCGCCCTTTTATTTTCTCACGGCTCCAGGCCAGGAGGGAACGCTGGAAATAGTGGGCATGGTGGCAGATGTCAACCTAAACAGCCGGGCGGTTTTTCAATACGGGTACGCCACGCTCACCGAACTGGAAATGGAGCTGAGCGACCTGATTGGGGCAGCCTTTCCGGAAGAGAAGCGCCTGCGGCAGGCATTGGAATACCTGGCGCAGACCGGCATTGCCCGGAATAGCATCGAAGACAGCCTCCAATCGTTTGCCGACGACAGCAAGCACGAGCATCAGAATGCCCTGCGGGAATACCTAACGCTACGCAGCATGCTGGCTCTGGTGGAACACACTGGCCTGTATTCCTGGCTTGGTTATGCCGCCGCCAGCGTCGCCGAGTTTGGTCGCAAGCGCAGTGAAATACTTAGCATGCGCAATTGGATTGCGCATCCGGTCCACTCCTACGAGAACCGCCCCCGTACCCACAGTAAGGCGAGTGCGCCCGTGGAGAAAGGCCCCGACTTGTTGGCCACCCGCCTCTACACAGCCTGTAGCGCGGTGGAGACGATGGTGAGGTCATTGAAAAAACTGCGAAAGAAAACGGACTTGCGGACCGACCGACCGCGGGTAGGGCAGTACTTCACATCCCATTTCTTCAGCGTATCGCAACGCGGCGACGCCTTTATGGAAGGCACTTTTCATATTGAGCCGGGAGTACCAGCACCAGAGCAATTACCCGCCGGCGCCCGCAGCATTGCCTACCTCACGCCCCTGAATCCGGAACCGCAGGAAGGTAGCTGGCTGGCCGTGGATTCGGCGGAAAACCAGGCCCGTTTTGAGGACTTGCTGGGCGAATTGAAGGCGCAGGTCAATGACGGCATGCCGTGGCGCTTTGCGGCTAGCGAAGCGCGCGCAGACAAGCAGTTTCCGGAAATCCGCCGGCAGCAGCAAGCCAACGGGATGTACCGCGAAGACGGGTACTGGCTGCTGGACATCAGCCCGGATACGGCGTGCGAATGGGGCCGACGCTTCAAGCAGGACGCCATCGTGTACGCCGAGGCTGGCAAAATGGCGCAGCTGCTCGCGTGTGGAAAAAGCGTCGAGCGCCCAGTAATCATAAATCAGTAG
- a CDS encoding tyrosine-type recombinase/integrase, translating into MENSAELSIPGNTSSALAHLAEHTSRYVEAGLSGAANTAKAYAGDLKRFGIWCAEHGLEPLPCSVDTLAGFVTHLAETGKKVSTIQRHCAAVTKAHALRGIDSPTDDKKFKVLMEGIARVKGVRQKQAPAFTLANFKRTVKSIDAKTLAGLRDRVVLLLGFTGAFRRSELAALNIEDLSFSEEGLIVNLAKSKTNQYSAAEEKAVFYSPDFKLCPIRTLEAWVKRLDRTTGPVFVSFRKGERLTERRLTDKHLNLIVQRYLGPKYSAHSLRASFVTVAKLAGADDSEVMNQTKHKTSEMIRRYTRLDNVRQHNAAQKLGL; encoded by the coding sequence ATGGAAAACTCCGCCGAGCTCTCGATTCCCGGTAACACCTCGTCGGCGCTCGCCCACCTGGCCGAGCACACTTCCCGCTACGTGGAGGCCGGCCTGAGCGGGGCGGCGAATACGGCCAAAGCCTACGCCGGGGATTTAAAGCGGTTCGGCATTTGGTGCGCCGAGCACGGGCTCGAGCCGCTGCCGTGTTCGGTGGACACGCTCGCGGGATTTGTGACGCACCTGGCTGAAACTGGTAAAAAAGTGTCGACCATTCAGCGGCACTGCGCGGCCGTGACCAAAGCGCACGCGTTGCGCGGGATTGACTCGCCCACGGACGACAAGAAATTTAAGGTACTCATGGAAGGCATTGCCCGGGTTAAGGGTGTACGTCAGAAACAGGCCCCGGCGTTTACGCTGGCCAACTTCAAGCGGACCGTGAAAAGCATCGATGCCAAAACCCTGGCGGGGCTGCGCGACCGGGTGGTTCTGCTGCTGGGGTTTACCGGAGCCTTTCGCCGCTCGGAGCTGGCGGCGTTGAATATTGAAGACTTGTCGTTTTCGGAGGAAGGCTTGATTGTCAACCTGGCCAAGAGCAAGACGAACCAGTACAGTGCGGCCGAGGAAAAAGCTGTCTTCTACTCGCCGGATTTCAAACTGTGTCCTATTCGTACGCTGGAGGCCTGGGTGAAGAGGCTGGACCGTACCACCGGGCCGGTGTTTGTGTCTTTCCGCAAGGGCGAGCGACTAACCGAAAGGAGGCTAACGGATAAGCACTTGAACTTGATTGTGCAGCGCTATCTGGGACCAAAGTATTCAGCTCACTCACTCAGAGCATCATTCGTAACTGTGGCTAAGCTAGCTGGGGCTGACGACTCCGAGGTGATGAACCAGACGAAACACAAGACCAGCGAGATGATTCGGCGCTACACTCGCCTCGATAACGTGCGTCAACACAATGCTGCCCAGAAACTAGGGCTCTAG
- a CDS encoding tyrosine-type recombinase/integrase has translation MNEQKGKKEQVAVVPASSLAEMGEALAAHVGRYFVEGLHGADNTRLAYSADLKSFEAYCEANGLTPYPADGATLAAYIAHLADLPRKLATIRRHLSAIQKKHELHGHPSAVGSKPVETVLRGIGRVVGKRQKQAPAFTVEALKQAIRGLDLSTPVGLRDRAILLLGFAGAFRRSELVALNIEALEYKNGALVLHLDKSKTNQQGETEDKAVFYAPTPLFCPIRAYEEWLAVLGRTSGPLFVSMVRGKPGQPGRPGTRRLTDGRLNSVVKTHLGDQYSAHSLRASFITVAVLNGQSNNFIKNQTKQKTDEMISRYTRLTDVIAYNAAQSLGL, from the coding sequence ATGAACGAACAAAAGGGAAAGAAAGAGCAAGTGGCCGTCGTGCCCGCCTCGTCGCTGGCCGAGATGGGCGAAGCGCTGGCCGCGCACGTCGGCCGTTACTTTGTCGAGGGACTGCACGGCGCGGATAACACGCGCTTGGCGTACTCGGCCGACCTGAAAAGCTTCGAGGCGTACTGCGAAGCCAACGGCCTGACGCCGTACCCGGCCGACGGAGCGACCCTGGCGGCCTACATTGCCCACCTGGCCGACCTGCCCCGTAAGCTGGCGACCATCCGCCGGCACCTGTCCGCCATCCAAAAGAAGCACGAGTTGCACGGCCATCCGTCGGCTGTGGGCTCCAAGCCGGTAGAAACCGTGCTACGCGGCATTGGCCGCGTTGTGGGCAAAAGACAGAAGCAGGCGCCGGCCTTCACCGTCGAGGCCCTGAAGCAGGCCATCCGCGGGTTGGACCTGAGCACGCCCGTGGGCCTGCGGGACCGGGCCATCCTGCTGCTCGGCTTCGCGGGGGCCTTCCGGCGCTCCGAGCTGGTGGCCCTCAACATCGAGGCGCTGGAATACAAAAACGGCGCGCTGGTACTGCACCTGGATAAAAGCAAAACCAACCAGCAGGGCGAAACCGAAGACAAAGCGGTATTCTACGCTCCGACTCCGCTGTTCTGCCCAATTCGGGCCTACGAGGAATGGCTGGCGGTGCTGGGCCGCACGTCCGGGCCGTTGTTCGTGTCCATGGTGCGCGGCAAGCCGGGGCAGCCGGGCCGGCCGGGCACCCGCCGCCTGACTGATGGCCGGCTCAATAGCGTGGTCAAGACGCACCTGGGCGACCAGTACTCGGCCCACTCGCTGCGGGCTTCCTTTATTACTGTTGCGGTGCTCAACGGCCAGTCCAATAACTTCATCAAGAACCAGACGAAGCAGAAGACCGACGAAATGATTAGCCGCTATACTCGCCTGACGGACGTGATTGCCTACAATGCGGCGCAATCACTAGGCCTCTAA
- a CDS encoding MFS transporter, whose amino-acid sequence MQLSLTDQSPPRVVLSRASLIVAACSTIIEWYDFTLCLYFATVLSRVFFGPGEASLLLALGGFAVSYLMRPLGAMVFGHIGDRYGRLRMMLLSMALMTGAMLATALLPTHAQIGPWAGWLLLLLRCLMAFSVGGEYTGVVAYLLEGARPGRRGLITSLAAAASEVGALLAVGVCAVLVYRLPAGSVDTWGWRLPFLLGAVLAGGVWLARSTMQESPDFERQLAAGTVPEEPLRYTLRHHRAAIFRTFSISALGSITYYVGITYVPTFLATTGQRGEGEALGLSTLAALVVILVTPLVGMLSDRVGRKPVLAVLAGASALLPITMFSLMHGGSSQQAVLGAALLAAVAGGISAVGAAATAEQFPGEGRLSGLALGATAATAIFGGLTPFVAELLIARTGWPLVPGAMIALVALLVLPVLLTMPETAFPSKPQK is encoded by the coding sequence GTGCAGCTCTCCCTGACCGACCAAAGTCCACCCCGCGTTGTGCTTTCCCGCGCGTCCCTGATCGTGGCCGCCTGCTCGACCATCATTGAATGGTATGACTTCACGCTTTGCCTGTATTTCGCCACCGTTCTCTCGCGGGTGTTTTTCGGCCCCGGAGAAGCGTCGCTGCTCCTCGCCCTGGGTGGGTTTGCCGTCTCCTATCTCATGCGCCCCTTGGGTGCGATGGTCTTCGGGCACATCGGCGACCGGTACGGCAGGCTGCGGATGATGCTGTTATCTATGGCCCTGATGACGGGGGCCATGCTGGCCACGGCCCTGCTGCCCACCCACGCGCAAATCGGGCCGTGGGCCGGGTGGCTGCTCCTCTTGCTGCGCTGCCTGATGGCCTTCTCCGTGGGGGGCGAGTACACGGGGGTAGTCGCCTACCTGCTGGAAGGGGCCCGACCCGGCCGCCGCGGCCTGATTACCTCCCTGGCGGCGGCGGCCAGTGAAGTAGGGGCCTTGCTGGCGGTGGGCGTGTGCGCCGTGCTCGTGTACCGGCTGCCGGCCGGCAGCGTGGATACCTGGGGCTGGCGCCTGCCTTTTCTGCTGGGCGCGGTCCTGGCCGGCGGCGTCTGGCTGGCCCGTTCCACCATGCAGGAGTCGCCGGACTTCGAGCGGCAACTAGCCGCGGGCACCGTGCCCGAGGAGCCGCTGCGCTACACGCTGCGCCACCACCGCGCCGCCATCTTCCGCACGTTCTCCATCTCGGCGCTGGGTTCTATTACCTACTACGTGGGCATTACCTATGTGCCTACATTCCTGGCCACTACCGGGCAGCGCGGGGAGGGTGAAGCGCTGGGGCTGTCGACCCTGGCGGCCCTGGTCGTCATTCTGGTCACGCCCCTGGTGGGGATGCTCTCCGACCGGGTGGGCCGAAAACCGGTGCTGGCGGTGCTGGCCGGAGCCAGCGCCCTGCTGCCCATCACTATGTTTTCGCTCATGCACGGCGGCAGCTCCCAGCAGGCAGTCCTTGGAGCCGCCCTGCTGGCGGCCGTGGCGGGGGGCATCAGCGCCGTTGGGGCTGCCGCCACCGCCGAGCAGTTTCCTGGTGAAGGCCGGCTGAGCGGGCTGGCCCTGGGAGCGACAGCGGCCACGGCCATCTTTGGGGGCTTGACGCCCTTCGTCGCGGAGCTGCTCATCGCCCGCACGGGCTGGCCCCTGGTGCCGGGCGCCATGATTGCCCTGGTCGCGCTGCTGGTGCTGCCCGTCCTGCTGACCATGCCCGAAACTGCTTTCCCTTCCAAACCCCAGAAATAA
- a CDS encoding AAA family ATPase — translation MQRIELDNFRVFGSPAGFDLAPVTVLTGKNNSGKSSLIKAFLVLADYLEQEDQTVLRLDGKRASRHRISDWENMVNWDSGQSENLKFGYVRNGVEVSYEFEYEGEGLPPHLYQFRLTVPGVDRLTMRSISGGEGYQLDVSQKLIDYLTGGTEIQKRILEAASYPQRIEALREELLTLQATIDNWEAGDQAGDFQQQLQKRQKTETAIQNLEALATQSGSVAGIFFQAEVWVKEAGTKPTIPGLIQAALYSYVTENSAPAEDELPEEEYDEAFDDIFSVLDEEEEVSQEALEMAKEKRRQVIAERNQERRTLELSKEQSYRTLVRFSDVVLYHIKFPMEHLGANRTHQARLYLTGNGHSDISTIANNYHRLGVFAGGGADTFLTKWLDNFGIGERAVTETVDNVAIRIGVIKNGRYVNLADLGFGAGQILTVLLQIATLIQEYELSGVERRMTAKFNPTIVLIEEPEANLHPQFQSTLAELFASLAQSDYGLQFVLETHSEYLIRNIQVLVKETGGNVLERQRLVFGRTEVTAHKEEMPLFKVYYLDQPSEGNGYQHGHEMRLREDGMFMDEFGEGFLMNESANLAFKLF, via the coding sequence ATGCAACGAATAGAACTTGACAACTTCCGGGTATTCGGCTCGCCTGCCGGCTTCGACCTGGCCCCGGTAACGGTGCTGACGGGTAAGAACAACTCGGGTAAGTCGTCGCTGATAAAGGCCTTCCTAGTACTGGCCGACTACCTAGAGCAGGAAGACCAGACGGTGCTGCGGCTGGACGGAAAACGTGCTTCCAGGCACCGGATTAGTGACTGGGAAAACATGGTAAACTGGGATTCCGGCCAATCTGAAAACCTCAAGTTTGGCTATGTCCGCAATGGCGTTGAGGTAAGCTACGAGTTTGAGTACGAGGGCGAAGGCCTGCCCCCGCACTTGTACCAGTTTCGGCTTACCGTACCGGGAGTCGACCGGCTGACGATGCGCAGCATAAGCGGGGGCGAAGGCTACCAGCTGGATGTGTCGCAGAAGCTGATTGATTACCTGACGGGGGGTACTGAAATCCAGAAGCGCATTCTGGAAGCGGCCAGCTACCCGCAGCGGATTGAGGCGTTGCGCGAGGAGCTGCTGACCCTGCAAGCAACCATTGATAATTGGGAGGCCGGTGACCAAGCGGGTGATTTTCAGCAACAGCTGCAGAAACGGCAAAAGACTGAAACAGCTATCCAAAATCTGGAGGCTTTGGCCACCCAGTCTGGCTCTGTGGCCGGCATCTTCTTTCAGGCGGAAGTTTGGGTAAAAGAGGCCGGGACAAAGCCGACTATTCCGGGATTGATTCAGGCAGCGCTGTACAGCTACGTTACGGAGAATTCTGCCCCGGCAGAAGATGAGCTTCCCGAAGAGGAGTATGACGAAGCCTTTGATGACATTTTCAGCGTGCTGGATGAGGAGGAAGAGGTGAGCCAGGAAGCGCTTGAGATGGCAAAAGAAAAGCGACGCCAAGTGATAGCCGAACGCAACCAGGAGCGGCGGACGCTGGAACTGAGTAAGGAGCAGTCGTACCGCACGCTGGTGCGATTCAGCGACGTGGTGCTCTACCACATCAAGTTTCCCATGGAACACCTGGGGGCCAACCGTACCCATCAGGCCCGGCTTTATTTAACGGGCAACGGTCATTCAGACATCAGCACCATCGCCAATAACTACCACCGCTTGGGGGTATTTGCGGGCGGCGGGGCCGACACTTTTCTTACCAAGTGGCTGGATAATTTTGGCATTGGCGAACGAGCGGTTACCGAAACAGTTGATAATGTGGCCATTCGTATCGGCGTTATCAAGAACGGACGGTACGTCAATCTGGCGGACCTCGGCTTTGGGGCCGGGCAGATACTGACGGTGCTGCTGCAGATAGCGACACTTATTCAGGAATACGAATTGAGCGGAGTAGAGCGCCGGATGACGGCTAAATTTAATCCGACCATTGTACTGATTGAAGAGCCGGAAGCCAATTTGCATCCGCAGTTTCAATCGACGCTGGCCGAGTTGTTTGCTTCGCTCGCGCAGTCGGACTACGGCCTGCAGTTCGTGCTGGAGACGCACTCCGAGTACCTCATCCGCAACATTCAGGTACTGGTGAAGGAAACCGGCGGCAACGTGTTGGAGCGTCAGCGCCTGGTGTTTGGGCGGACCGAGGTGACAGCGCACAAAGAGGAAATGCCGCTTTTCAAAGTGTATTACCTGGACCAGCCCAGCGAGGGCAATGGCTACCAGCACGGCCACGAAATGCGCTTGCGCGAAGACGGGATGTTCATGGATGAGTTTGGCGAAGGGTTCCTCATGAATGAATCCGCTAACCTGGCCTTTAAGCTATTCTAA